One genomic segment of Paenibacillus sp. FSL H8-0332 includes these proteins:
- the hslO gene encoding Hsp33 family molecular chaperone HslO, which produces MDNKKDRLVRGTAMNGRVRAFAVRTTELVDELRRRHDTYPTATAALGRTVTAAAIMGAMLKGQEKLAIMVKGNGPIGQITAESNALGEVRGYVHNPHVHLPSNSMGKLDVAGAVGTEGFIDVSKDLGMKEPYRGSVPIVSGELGEDFTYYFALSEQTPAAVGLGVLVETDNSVRVAGGFIIQLLPGLTDEQITEVEQAVGAMPSVTSVLDQGLEPEEMLRLLLPDAVILDELEIRFVCQCSRERIEQTLVSLGEHELERLIEEDDTAEVVCHYCNERYVFNKDELQVILDQAKS; this is translated from the coding sequence ATGGATAATAAGAAGGACCGGCTGGTCCGGGGGACAGCTATGAACGGAAGAGTCCGAGCATTCGCTGTCCGTACCACAGAGCTTGTCGATGAATTGCGGCGCAGACATGATACGTATCCGACGGCTACAGCAGCGCTTGGCCGTACGGTTACCGCCGCAGCTATAATGGGGGCCATGCTCAAGGGACAAGAGAAGCTGGCGATTATGGTCAAAGGAAATGGCCCGATCGGGCAGATTACGGCGGAATCCAATGCCTTGGGAGAAGTGCGCGGCTATGTGCACAATCCGCATGTTCATCTGCCCAGCAACAGCATGGGTAAGTTGGATGTCGCCGGGGCGGTAGGCACGGAAGGCTTCATTGATGTCAGCAAGGATCTGGGGATGAAGGAGCCGTACCGCGGCAGTGTGCCTATCGTTTCAGGAGAGCTGGGCGAGGATTTCACTTATTATTTTGCCCTCTCGGAACAGACTCCTGCTGCTGTGGGACTGGGAGTGCTGGTGGAGACCGATAATTCGGTCAGAGTAGCCGGAGGCTTTATTATCCAACTGCTGCCCGGCCTGACCGATGAGCAGATTACTGAGGTTGAACAGGCGGTTGGAGCCATGCCTTCGGTAACATCCGTGCTGGATCAGGGGCTTGAGCCTGAAGAGATGCTGCGGCTGCTGCTGCCGGATGCTGTGATTCTTGATGAGCTGGAGATCCGGTTTGTATGTCAGTGCTCACGGGAGCGGATTGAACAGACACTGGTCAGTCTGGGTGAGCACGAGCTGGAACGGTTAATCGAAGAAGATGATACGGCAGAAGTCGTCTGCCATTATTGTAACGAGCGCTATGTATTTAACAAGGATGAACTGCAGGTAATCCTCGATCAAGCGAAGTCTTAG
- a CDS encoding type III pantothenate kinase — MILVVDIGNTNIVLGVYRGSELLHHFRLSTARQSTVDEYGVMIHNLFSMSNLSFRDVEGVIISSVVPPLVQVIVEMCVKFIGKEPLLVGPGIKTGLNLRYENPREVGADRIVNAVAAIEQYKCPLVVVDFGTATTFDCIDAGANYLGGAIVPGLGISTEALYLRASKLPRIELEKPKKVIGRNTVHAMQAGIIFGYAGQVEGIVRRIKLEMNAPVLKVIATGGLASLIASETECIDEVNPMLTLEGLRIIYNRNK, encoded by the coding sequence ATGATACTTGTCGTCGATATCGGCAATACGAACATCGTGCTGGGCGTCTACCGGGGCAGCGAGCTGCTGCATCATTTCCGGCTGAGCACTGCACGCCAATCCACCGTCGATGAATATGGCGTGATGATTCACAATCTGTTCAGCATGTCGAATCTGTCGTTCAGGGATGTTGAGGGGGTCATTATCTCCTCGGTGGTTCCGCCGCTCGTTCAGGTCATCGTGGAAATGTGTGTCAAATTTATCGGCAAGGAGCCGCTGCTTGTAGGACCCGGTATCAAAACCGGGCTTAATCTGCGTTATGAGAACCCGCGTGAAGTGGGGGCGGACCGCATTGTGAACGCGGTTGCGGCGATTGAGCAGTATAAATGCCCGCTTGTCGTGGTTGATTTCGGGACGGCAACCACCTTCGACTGCATTGATGCCGGGGCCAACTATCTGGGCGGTGCTATTGTGCCGGGTCTGGGCATTTCCACGGAGGCCCTCTATCTTCGGGCATCCAAGCTGCCCCGGATCGAGCTAGAGAAGCCTAAGAAGGTAATCGGGCGCAATACCGTACATGCGATGCAGGCAGGGATCATTTTTGGCTATGCTGGTCAGGTAGAGGGTATCGTCAGACGCATCAAGCTGGAGATGAATGCTCCCGTTCTTAAGGTCATTGCTACCGGGGGGTTGGCTTCACTGATCGCCAGTGAGACAGAATGTATCGACGAGGTTAATCCGATGCTGACGCTTGAAGGGTTACGCATTATTTACAACCGTAACAAATAA
- a CDS encoding anthranilate synthase component I family protein, with translation MVVEILTAWQDWEQWAEADEAWSVLPLILRKRQDNQGLPRSWKQAWEQASPYSVVLESGKGGRYTYLGLSPVSIIEGRGAVAESYTPGSKAPKHTESAILEGQPLQVLQAWMREYTSPRLRLDGLPPFTGGCIGFLGYDVARSLEKLPSLAKNNPVFPDYLFMRLEEVWIYDEQEELLYCAVHIPVPDTVSGNLDGIRSLYEAAVHRAERMLEQWSLLYDPTEPEEAATARYAGLTRRVEAEDEITGEWPGMSSDFSAVCFQQAVLKVQEYIRAGDVFQVNLSLRQQAQLKSTPEDVYEWLRRLNPSPYMGLLRTPGFALSSASPELLVKLHGDKVSARPIAGTRRRGHTPAEDAAMEAELRGSEKEIAEHIMLVDLERSDIGRVAAYGTVSVPELLTVERYSHVMHLVSQVEGIVAPGKDAYDVIAALFPGGTITGAPKVRTMEIIEELEPVRRGPYTGSMGWIDYNGNMELNIIIRTLAVKDGIGYIQTGAGIVIDSDPYREYRECHNKAKAVVKAILCSEREQEERATLGAEGGSAI, from the coding sequence ATGGTTGTGGAGATCTTAACGGCTTGGCAGGACTGGGAGCAGTGGGCAGAGGCAGATGAGGCCTGGAGCGTCCTTCCCCTGATCCTGAGGAAACGGCAGGACAACCAAGGCTTGCCCCGCAGCTGGAAGCAGGCCTGGGAACAGGCTTCCCCCTATTCGGTTGTCCTGGAGAGCGGCAAGGGCGGGCGCTACACCTATCTGGGCCTGAGCCCTGTCTCGATCATCGAAGGCCGAGGAGCTGTTGCGGAGAGCTATACTCCCGGGTCCAAGGCTCCGAAGCATACAGAATCCGCAATACTTGAAGGTCAGCCGCTGCAAGTGCTCCAGGCATGGATGAGGGAATATACGTCTCCCCGTCTGCGGCTTGACGGTCTGCCGCCGTTCACCGGAGGCTGTATCGGATTTCTGGGCTATGATGTAGCCCGTTCTCTGGAGAAGCTGCCGTCACTTGCCAAGAACAATCCTGTATTTCCGGATTATCTGTTCATGAGACTGGAAGAAGTGTGGATCTACGACGAGCAGGAGGAGCTGCTCTACTGTGCAGTGCATATCCCTGTGCCGGATACTGTATCCGGCAACCTGGACGGGATAAGGAGCCTGTATGAGGCTGCTGTGCACCGTGCGGAGCGCATGCTGGAGCAGTGGAGCCTTCTCTATGACCCGACAGAGCCGGAAGAAGCCGCCACTGCTAGGTACGCCGGGCTTACCCGCAGGGTGGAGGCTGAGGACGAGATCACCGGGGAGTGGCCCGGCATGAGCTCAGATTTCTCAGCCGTATGCTTCCAGCAGGCTGTGCTGAAGGTCCAGGAATACATCCGTGCCGGGGATGTATTCCAGGTGAACCTCTCGCTGCGCCAGCAGGCGCAGCTCAAATCCACACCCGAGGACGTCTACGAATGGCTCCGTAGACTCAACCCGTCCCCATACATGGGGCTGCTCCGCACGCCCGGCTTCGCGCTCTCCAGCGCATCGCCGGAGCTGCTCGTCAAGCTGCACGGGGACAAGGTCAGCGCCCGCCCCATTGCCGGCACCCGGCGGCGGGGCCACACTCCCGCGGAGGACGCCGCCATGGAGGCGGAGCTGCGCGGGAGCGAGAAGGAGATCGCCGAGCATATTATGCTTGTCGATCTGGAGCGCAGCGACATCGGCCGTGTCGCTGCCTACGGAACGGTCAGCGTGCCGGAGCTGCTGACCGTGGAGCGATACTCGCATGTCATGCATCTCGTCTCGCAGGTGGAGGGGATCGTGGCACCTGGTAAGGATGCCTACGACGTTATTGCCGCCCTGTTCCCCGGCGGCACCATCACGGGCGCGCCCAAGGTGCGCACCATGGAGATCATCGAAGAGCTGGAGCCGGTCCGCCGGGGGCCATATACGGGATCTATGGGCTGGATTGACTATAACGGCAATATGGAATTAAATATAATCATACGCACGCTCGCGGTGAAGGACGGAATCGGCTACATTCAGACAGGTGCGGGGATTGTGATCGATTCGGACCCTTACCGTGAGTACCGGGAATGCCACAACAAAGCCAAAGCGGTAGTAAAAGCCATTCTCTGCAGTGAACGCGAGCAGGAAGAGCGGGCTACCCTCGGCGCCGAAGGAGGAAGCGCAATATGA
- the folP gene encoding dihydropteroate synthase, translating into MKPIIYERTYRCGSSELKLGKRTLIMGILNVTPDSFSDGGLWTERDRAVEHALQMAAEGADIIDIGGESTRPGHQPVSAEEELARVLPVIERIHRAAPHLPLSIDTYKAEVARQAIQAGAHIINDVWGAKADPQMAAVAAQADCPIILMHNRHDRDYNDLISDMTDDLSASINLALAAGVKRENIILDPGIGFAKDYTENLQVMTGLSALTKLGYPVLLATSRKKFIRTALGLPADDVLEGTAATIAFGIAQGCQLVRVHDIAAMKRTVEMCDAMLYAGSPVLCV; encoded by the coding sequence ATGAAGCCGATCATCTATGAGCGGACTTACCGCTGCGGAAGCAGCGAGCTGAAATTGGGCAAGCGCACGCTGATTATGGGGATACTCAATGTGACGCCGGACTCCTTTTCGGATGGGGGCCTGTGGACGGAGCGGGATAGAGCCGTAGAGCATGCGCTGCAAATGGCGGCAGAGGGGGCCGATATTATCGATATAGGCGGAGAATCTACGCGTCCGGGTCACCAGCCGGTGAGTGCTGAGGAGGAATTGGCCCGTGTACTTCCTGTCATTGAGCGCATCCATCGTGCCGCCCCGCATCTCCCCCTCTCGATAGATACCTACAAGGCGGAAGTTGCCCGCCAGGCGATTCAGGCTGGTGCACATATCATCAACGATGTATGGGGAGCCAAGGCAGATCCGCAGATGGCGGCGGTTGCTGCGCAGGCAGACTGTCCAATCATTCTGATGCATAACCGCCATGACCGAGATTATAACGATTTGATCAGCGATATGACGGATGACCTGAGCGCGAGCATTAACCTGGCGCTGGCAGCTGGAGTGAAGCGGGAGAATATTATTTTGGACCCGGGAATCGGGTTTGCCAAGGACTATACAGAGAATCTTCAGGTCATGACGGGACTAAGCGCACTGACGAAGCTGGGATATCCGGTGCTGCTGGCCACTTCGCGCAAAAAATTCATCCGCACCGCTCTCGGGCTGCCCGCAGATGATGTCCTGGAGGGGACCGCAGCTACTATAGCCTTCGGGATTGCCCAGGGCTGTCAGCTTGTGCGGGTTCATGATATCGCGGCGATGAAACGTACCGTAGAGATGTGTGACGCCATGTTATATGCAGGATCACCTGTGCTCTGCGTATAG
- the folB gene encoding dihydroneopterin aldolase translates to MDKMKLHRMEYYGYHGVFEEERKLGQRYYIDLELELDLQGAGLSDDLEQTVNYAEVHVVVRKIVETQSFKLIEALAEHIASGLLDTYTVINAVTVQVTKPHPPFDIHFQGVTVELRRTRK, encoded by the coding sequence ATGGATAAAATGAAGCTGCACCGCATGGAGTACTACGGTTACCACGGAGTGTTTGAAGAGGAACGGAAGCTTGGCCAGCGTTATTATATCGACCTCGAGCTGGAGCTTGATTTGCAGGGAGCGGGGCTCAGTGATGATCTGGAGCAGACCGTGAATTATGCTGAAGTTCATGTTGTAGTCCGAAAAATAGTCGAAACCCAGTCCTTCAAGCTGATAGAAGCTTTGGCTGAACATATTGCATCCGGGTTACTGGACACTTATACTGTTATCAATGCAGTAACGGTCCAGGTGACCAAGCCGCATCCTCCTTTTGATATTCATTTCCAGGGAGTCACTGTAGAACTGCGCCGGACGAGAAAGTGA
- the nadC gene encoding carboxylating nicotinate-nucleotide diphosphorylase, with protein MMFNGYNEDLLKTIKGWLQEDVGSGDITTRTTIPAGHESKGIIHAKEDGIICGIPVAELVFEVVDPALVFTALVQEGQAVSKGTVIAEVEGSTHAILTGERLALNLMQRLSGVASRTASFVEKLQGLQTRLVDTRKTTPGHRMLEKYAVRIGGGANHRYGLYDAVMIKDNHIKGAGGIRQAVGRARANIPHTMTIEVETESLEQVEEALAAGADIIMLDNMSPELMTEAVSRIRTKAKHVTIEASGNVSLETVRGIAESGVDVISVGRLTYSFASLDISLDLNGKKEGTL; from the coding sequence ATGATGTTTAACGGATATAATGAAGACCTGCTTAAGACTATTAAGGGCTGGCTGCAGGAAGATGTCGGCTCAGGGGATATTACTACCCGGACAACGATACCCGCAGGGCATGAATCTAAGGGAATCATTCATGCCAAGGAGGACGGGATTATTTGCGGAATCCCCGTGGCTGAGCTGGTGTTCGAAGTCGTTGATCCTGCGCTCGTATTCACGGCGCTGGTCCAGGAAGGACAGGCCGTTTCCAAGGGGACGGTGATTGCTGAGGTAGAAGGCAGCACCCATGCCATCCTGACCGGTGAACGGCTTGCCCTTAATTTAATGCAGCGGTTATCCGGTGTGGCCTCGCGTACAGCCTCTTTTGTGGAGAAGCTTCAAGGGCTGCAGACCCGCCTGGTGGATACCCGCAAGACCACGCCAGGCCACCGGATGCTGGAGAAATATGCGGTCCGCATAGGCGGGGGAGCCAACCACCGGTACGGCCTGTATGACGCAGTAATGATTAAGGACAATCACATCAAGGGAGCGGGCGGCATCCGTCAGGCAGTAGGGCGTGCCCGTGCCAATATTCCCCACACTATGACCATTGAAGTGGAGACGGAGAGTCTGGAGCAGGTTGAGGAAGCGCTTGCGGCCGGAGCGGACATAATTATGCTGGATAACATGTCCCCTGAGCTGATGACTGAAGCCGTGAGCAGAATCAGAACCAAAGCGAAGCATGTCACCATCGAGGCTTCAGGCAATGTATCTCTGGAGACGGTCCGGGGCATTGCCGAGTCGGGTGTGGATGTCATTTCGGTAGGACGGCTGACGTATTCCTTCGCGAGTCTCGATATCAGCCTGGATCTGAACGGCAAGAAGGAGGGTACCCTCTGA
- the cysK gene encoding cysteine synthase A: MAKVVNSVTDLIGGTPLVRLNRIVPEGSAEIFLKLEYQNPGSSVKDRIAISIVEEAEKEGLLKPGGTIVEATSGNTGIGLALVAAAKGYKAIIVMPETMSLERRNLLRAYGAELVLTPGSEGMNGAVKKAEQILSENPDYFLAEQFKNKANVKIHRETTGPEIVEAIESVGGPLDAFIAGVGTGGTISGAGEVLKSQYPGVKIYAVEPAASPILAGGKPGPHKIQGIGANFVPEILNQDIYDEIIHVENDEAFETARRVAKEEGVLSGISSGAAVFAALKVAKELGAGKKIVVIIPSNGERYLSTPLYNFEV; encoded by the coding sequence ATGGCTAAAGTCGTCAACAGTGTAACAGATTTGATCGGTGGCACACCGCTCGTCCGCCTGAACCGGATTGTTCCGGAAGGCTCGGCAGAGATTTTCCTGAAGCTGGAATACCAGAATCCAGGCTCCAGTGTGAAAGACCGGATCGCCATCAGCATTGTAGAAGAGGCTGAGAAAGAGGGCCTGTTGAAGCCAGGTGGCACGATTGTAGAAGCGACCAGCGGTAATACAGGGATCGGCCTGGCGCTGGTTGCAGCAGCCAAAGGCTATAAGGCAATTATTGTAATGCCGGAAACGATGAGCCTTGAACGCCGCAACCTGCTGCGCGCTTACGGTGCTGAGCTGGTATTGACTCCGGGATCGGAAGGAATGAATGGAGCGGTTAAGAAGGCTGAGCAGATTCTAAGCGAGAATCCGGATTATTTCCTTGCCGAGCAGTTCAAGAACAAGGCTAACGTGAAGATCCACCGCGAGACCACTGGACCGGAGATCGTTGAAGCGATTGAATCTGTCGGCGGCCCGCTGGATGCATTCATTGCCGGTGTCGGCACAGGCGGAACGATCAGCGGTGCGGGTGAAGTGCTGAAGAGTCAATATCCGGGCGTGAAGATCTATGCGGTAGAACCTGCGGCTTCACCGATTCTGGCTGGAGGCAAACCGGGCCCGCACAAGATTCAGGGTATCGGCGCTAACTTTGTGCCAGAAATTCTGAACCAGGATATCTATGATGAGATTATTCATGTTGAGAATGATGAAGCGTTCGAAACTGCCCGCCGCGTAGCCAAGGAAGAAGGCGTGCTGTCCGGTATTTCCTCCGGTGCGGCTGTATTTGCTGCACTGAAGGTAGCGAAGGAACTTGGCGCAGGCAAGAAAATTGTTGTCATCATCCCAAGCAACGGCGAACGTTACCTGAGCACTCCGCTCTATAACTTTGAAGTATAA
- a CDS encoding peptidylprolyl isomerase, translating into MVTRQERALRNAVILLAVATLVLGGLLFWSLRAMALLKTETAEGEASDVAAAGGQPVTEQEWIEALQKKHGEEVLLSMLNHIVVDKEAAALGITVTDEEIEQELKRGISGYSSEEQYYQQMQSELGLSRQELREETAYRLTLQAIATAGITVSEAEIDDYLEQNGERFAPRKQMQLSIIQTSTYNEAGTVMDRLEQGEDFAELAREVSIDEESRQHGGSIGMVEEKDPFWPEELLETAAGLENGDIAGPLQINGSYAVIRLEKLIDPGKPDQEELRRMIGQQLRLEQAAPLQQVERELRAKYDTAIYIDNSLQD; encoded by the coding sequence ATGGTGACAAGACAGGAGCGCGCGCTGCGCAATGCCGTTATATTACTCGCCGTTGCAACCCTGGTGCTGGGGGGGCTATTATTCTGGAGCCTGCGTGCCATGGCACTGCTGAAGACAGAGACGGCTGAAGGGGAAGCCTCGGATGTCGCTGCTGCCGGAGGACAGCCGGTCACGGAACAGGAATGGATAGAAGCGCTTCAGAAGAAGCACGGGGAAGAAGTGCTGCTGAGCATGCTGAATCACATCGTGGTGGACAAGGAAGCCGCAGCGCTGGGGATTACGGTCACGGATGAAGAGATTGAGCAGGAGCTGAAGCGGGGAATCTCCGGTTACAGCTCAGAGGAGCAGTATTATCAGCAGATGCAGTCTGAGCTTGGACTTTCCCGTCAGGAGCTGCGTGAGGAGACGGCATACCGGCTGACGCTCCAGGCAATAGCTACGGCCGGGATTACGGTCAGTGAAGCGGAAATTGATGATTATCTGGAGCAAAATGGTGAGAGATTCGCGCCCAGGAAGCAGATGCAGCTCTCAATCATCCAGACCTCCACCTATAACGAGGCCGGTACAGTGATGGACCGTCTGGAGCAGGGGGAGGATTTTGCAGAGCTGGCCCGGGAGGTCTCGATCGACGAGGAGAGCCGCCAGCATGGCGGCAGTATCGGAATGGTCGAGGAGAAGGACCCGTTCTGGCCCGAGGAGCTGCTTGAGACGGCAGCAGGGCTTGAGAACGGGGATATCGCAGGGCCGCTGCAGATCAATGGGAGTTATGCGGTGATCCGTCTGGAGAAGCTGATTGATCCCGGGAAGCCGGATCAGGAGGAGCTGCGCCGGATGATCGGCCAGCAGCTGAGACTGGAGCAGGCAGCGCCCTTGCAGCAGGTAGAGCGTGAATTAAGGGCCAAATATGATACAGCAATATATATTGACAACAGCCTGCAAGATTGA
- the folK gene encoding 2-amino-4-hydroxy-6-hydroxymethyldihydropteridine diphosphokinase, whose amino-acid sequence MNIHSTSEASEAYIALGANLGDRQGTLREALRRLEHHEEIEVVRTSRVYETEPVGYLDQPQFLNMAAVLRTTLAPEDLLHVMLDTENQLGRVRDVQYGPRTVDLDLLWVEGLTLDTPDLTLPHPRMLERAFVLLPLSDILSQNEESSGFRRLITTALQDIDGKAGIRLWTTNVWEDGSERSGS is encoded by the coding sequence ATGAACATACATTCCACCTCTGAGGCATCAGAGGCTTATATTGCTTTAGGGGCTAACCTGGGTGACCGTCAAGGTACCTTGAGAGAAGCCCTGCGACGGCTGGAGCATCACGAAGAGATTGAAGTGGTACGCACCTCCCGGGTATACGAGACGGAGCCCGTCGGATATCTGGATCAGCCTCAGTTTCTTAACATGGCGGCTGTTCTGCGCACCACACTGGCACCGGAGGATCTGCTTCATGTGATGCTGGACACGGAGAACCAGTTAGGCCGGGTCCGGGATGTACAGTATGGACCGAGAACGGTAGATTTGGATTTGTTGTGGGTAGAGGGGTTGACCCTGGATACGCCGGATTTGACGCTGCCTCATCCGAGGATGCTGGAGCGGGCGTTTGTCCTTCTGCCGCTAAGCGATATCTTATCGCAGAACGAAGAGTCTTCCGGATTCCGCAGATTAATCACAACAGCGCTGCAAGACATAGATGGAAAGGCAGGAATTCGCTTGTGGACAACAAACGTATGGGAAGACGGGTCAGAGCGTTCCGGAAGCTGA
- the pabA gene encoding aminodeoxychorismate/anthranilate synthase component II — MILVIDNYDSFTYNLVQYLGELGEEVKVARNDEISIEEIEALAPDHILISPGPCTPNEAGISLALLQHFKGIIPIFGVCLGHQAIGQAFGGNVIRAERLMHGKTSPIHHNGTSVFEGLESPFTATRYHSLIVERESLPDCLEITAETAEGEIMALRHKEYPIEGVQFHPESIITDHGHTMLRNFLKRRAGEPA, encoded by the coding sequence ATGATCTTGGTCATCGATAATTATGATTCCTTTACGTATAACCTGGTGCAGTATCTGGGTGAGCTGGGGGAAGAGGTTAAGGTAGCGCGCAACGATGAGATCAGCATTGAGGAGATAGAAGCATTAGCCCCGGATCATATCCTGATCTCTCCGGGACCCTGCACACCGAATGAGGCGGGGATTAGCCTTGCACTGCTTCAGCATTTCAAAGGCATCATCCCCATATTCGGCGTATGTCTCGGACACCAGGCGATCGGACAGGCTTTTGGCGGTAATGTCATCCGTGCAGAACGTCTTATGCATGGCAAAACCTCGCCGATCCACCATAACGGCACCTCCGTATTTGAAGGGCTGGAGTCTCCTTTCACAGCAACACGCTATCATTCACTGATCGTGGAACGCGAGAGTTTGCCGGATTGCCTGGAGATTACCGCTGAGACAGCTGAAGGCGAGATCATGGCCTTGCGGCATAAAGAATACCCGATTGAAGGCGTACAGTTCCATCCCGAGTCGATCATTACAGATCACGGGCATACGATGCTGCGCAATTTCCTGAAACGGAGAGCCGGAGAACCGGCATGA
- a CDS encoding helix-turn-helix transcriptional regulator, producing MDNKRMGRRVRAFRKLKGYTQQELADSVGISLAVLGAVERGNRRLEDQILNKIADFLEVTVEELAHPAL from the coding sequence GTGGACAACAAACGTATGGGAAGACGGGTCAGAGCGTTCCGGAAGCTGAAGGGCTACACGCAGCAGGAACTGGCGGATTCTGTCGGAATATCACTTGCTGTGCTTGGCGCAGTAGAGCGGGGCAACAGACGTTTGGAAGATCAAATTTTAAATAAAATTGCGGATTTTCTGGAAGTTACAGTAGAGGAATTGGCCCATCCGGCACTATAA
- a CDS encoding aminotransferase class IV, with protein sequence MNYIGLNNKAVDAKDAVVSALDHGFLYGMGLFETFRTYGGQPFLLERHLSRMAEGCRQLGIPFEPDVQGLREWIRLVMDKNELSEAYIRYTVTAGEDILGLPSAAYKQPNHLLYIKALPVTPTGLYTEGKELQLLNHRRNTPEGPVRLKSLHYMNNILAKRELTGYPSAERGAEGLMLTAQGELAEGIVSNIFFISNKRLYTPDVATGILPGITREMVLELAAASLQPEQGFYRWEQLEAADEIFLTNSVQEIVPVSTLWNGERPVTIGSGRCGEQTAALMRLYRERTEMLI encoded by the coding sequence ATGAATTATATAGGACTTAACAACAAAGCAGTCGACGCCAAAGACGCCGTGGTCTCCGCTCTGGATCACGGCTTTTTGTACGGCATGGGCCTGTTCGAGACCTTCCGCACCTATGGGGGGCAGCCCTTCCTGCTGGAGCGTCATCTGAGCAGAATGGCAGAAGGCTGTCGCCAGCTGGGCATTCCCTTTGAGCCGGATGTACAAGGGCTGCGGGAATGGATTCGGCTTGTAATGGACAAGAATGAGCTTAGTGAGGCATATATCCGCTACACAGTTACCGCCGGTGAGGATATTCTGGGTCTGCCATCCGCAGCCTATAAGCAGCCTAATCATCTGCTCTATATCAAAGCCCTGCCGGTTACACCAACCGGCCTTTATACGGAAGGCAAAGAACTTCAGCTCCTGAACCACAGACGCAATACCCCGGAGGGTCCGGTAAGGCTCAAATCGCTGCACTATATGAACAACATTCTGGCAAAACGTGAATTGACTGGATATCCCTCCGCAGAGCGAGGGGCTGAGGGGCTGATGCTGACCGCTCAAGGCGAGCTTGCCGAAGGAATTGTGAGCAATATTTTTTTCATCTCCAATAAGCGGCTCTATACTCCCGATGTCGCCACCGGCATTCTTCCGGGAATTACCCGGGAAATGGTGCTTGAGCTGGCAGCGGCCAGCCTTCAGCCTGAACAGGGCTTTTACCGCTGGGAGCAGCTTGAGGCCGCGGATGAAATTTTCCTTACCAATTCCGTGCAGGAGATCGTACCGGTGAGCACCTTATGGAATGGAGAGCGGCCGGTAACCATAGGCAGCGGGCGCTGCGGAGAGCAGACGGCTGCACTTATGAGGCTGTACAGAGAAAGGACGGAAATGCTGATATGA